tttttgaatttttttgctattttttttagaattctttagCCAGGGTTgagtaggaatggaatttggaatgaaaatttttttcacttcttcTCGGCctatagaaataatgtcggaatgatgtttttgaatttttcaaatttttttgctattttttttgggaattctttaGCTAGGGTCGGATTGGAACagaattcggaactaaattttttttttctttctcggcctatctaccccggtttggctagaaataaagctagaatgatgtttttttaattttttttgctatttttttgggaattctttaGCCAgagtcgggtaggaacggaattcggaacgtaattttttttctttctttctcagcctagtttggctataaataaagtaaaaatcatgttttttaatttttttgggaattctttagccagggttgggtaggaacggaattcgacacgaaattctttttctttctttcatggCCAATCTCAGcccggtttggctagaaataaagttagaatgatgttttttaattttttgaatttttttgctatttttttgcgAATTCTTTAGCTagggtcgggtaggaacagaattcggaacgaattttttttttctctttctcaacctatctctgcccgatttggctagaaataaagctagaatgatgttttttaattttttgaatttttctactatttttttggggaatTCTTTAGCTAgggttgggtaggaatggaattcgaaacgaaaattttgttcttactttctcggccaatctcagcCCGGTTTCtctagaaataatgctagaatgacgatttttaattttttagtttttttttttggaattgttTAGCCagggtcaggtaggaacggaatttgaaacgaaatttgttttctctctttgtcaGCCTATTTAAACTCGTATTGGCTACAAATAAAGcgggaatgatgttttttaattttttgaatttttttacaatttttttttttaattctatagCCCGAgttgggtaggaatggaattcggaacgaaattttttttctctttcttggcctatccaAGCTCAGTTGGctagaaataaatttaaaatgaggttttttaatttttttttttttttgctatttttttgcgAATTCTTTAGCCAGGGttgagtaggaacggaattcggaacgaaatttttttttcttctctttcttggcctatctcagcccggttcggctagaaataaagctagaatgacgatatttaattttttgaatttttctgctatttttttgggatttgtttAGCCATGGccgagtaggaacagaattcggaatgaattttttttttctctttctcggcctatctcaactcgattttgctagaaataaagcTCGAATGacgttttttcattttttgaatttttctgctttttttttttgggaattctttaGCCAGGGTCGgataggaatggaattcggaactacaattttttttttctctttctcggcctatctaaccCCGGTTTGGCTTGAAATAAactagaatgatgtttttttttgctattttttttgggaattctttagccagggtcaggtaggaacggaatttgaaatcaattttttttttctctttctcagtcTATCTCATCCtgatttggctagaaataaagctataatgacgattttttttttctgctatttttttgggaattgttTAGCTagggtcgggtaggaacagaatttggatcaaaaattttttttttctttcacggcctatctcagctcgatttggctagaaataaagctataatgacgtttttttaatttctgttgaCAGTGGCCATGTCATTCAAAAGTTTAAGTTTGGGACCCATGTGGGCGTTTGAATGGAAGACAGTTAAAATAGTCCtccaatcaataaaataatattatttatgcgTATGAAttagatatataatatattcataAATAACAACATTTTATTAGCTGAACACCCATAGGTCTTCTTATCAAAGGAAAGGAGAGCACGCGAAAAGCACGTCACAtaaacagaaatttttttttttttttttcttctctccatCCAAACACTACTACGACTACATGATCTACTGTGGCAAGTTGTGTCCAGATgcattccaaatccaaaatgtACGCACCAACGAAAAACAAGGGTTCAAAACAGGACTACAAAACTTTTTATTTCTACTAGCTAACAAAcccataattattattattattatgaaattaatgCTTTCTTCCATTCCTTCTATTATTGGTTTCGTTCGGGTAACATAAAAATCacttcacttttctctctctgttcTGTTCTGTATTATCAAATATCAAGCAAACAAGCAAATTAAGCCAGGTTTCAGGTTTGGAATCTTTCTCTTCCAGCTGGTATCCTTTTTATctgtctctttctttcatttgatGGGTGATGCCAAGTTCTTTTAATGGAAAATGtacactttattattattattattattttcatcaaTTACAAGGCTTCTCTTCTTTTCGTGTGACATTACAAATACTTTATGATCATATATCTACCAAGCCCACATTGGATTGATTATTCTTTAGGATAAAGGAACTTTTAATAAAGGgcatttttcagtttttgtgtattcctttttattattgttcaaatagatttaaaaaaaaaaaaaaaattcttatttgcatttttgttgaatttcatcaatccaaataaaagaataatagtTACCCAGAaaggtaaaagtaaaacaatgGAATGTGAAcacaacaccaacaccaacaccaacccAATCCATATTTGCTTTGtcctttttcttaaaaattttattaattttttcaccTTTTCTTCCCCTCCTCTGTGCTGTATATTATaagaaatgagtttttttttttttttttttttaatataatattcaAGTACACTTTTTCACAGTTGTATTGCTAATTTGCTATTGATGATTTAACGTTTGATTTTTGGGAAGGAACAGAAGAGAAGTTTGTGATGTCTACTCTGAGCAATTCAACAAATATATTTTGGCAAGAATCTCCTGTTGGGAAGCTTGATAGGCAAAAGTTACTTAATCAAAAGGGGTGTGTTGTATGGATTACAGGACTCAGCGGATCAGGTTTACTTTTTTGAATCTAATTTCATATTACTTCCAATCTTCGTAGGAAAGTACCATGATGTCTATATGTTCATAAGAAATTTGTGGTATGAGAATCAGAACTCATTATGTCTATATAATCATAAGAAATTTGTGGTATTTAGTAGATATGATGTCTATACTCTATTTTTGCTACTTGGGCATTGAGTTTGAAACTTTTGTCTCTTATTGTCTTGCATATAAATTAGGCTTACATTTACTGTTGGTTGCTATTGAGCCTCTATGATTTTGCATTGcttttggattaattttatGACTTTTTCCGGATTAGGTATGACCGTGCAAACAAGCATGGATAAGAAATTGATATGCTTCTTTGAGAAGGTGTAGGTAGCATCCAGTGAGGACGCAAAATCTGTATAATGTTATTAGCAGGCCTGCATGCTTGTACAGTTCAACATCCATTTGTCCATAGAATGCGCATAAGTATGATATGGATGCTGCAATAGATGACTTAGCTTTGAAAGAAAATATGGCATAAGACATCTATTTGCTTCTGTGTGAAGGTATGAGTTGCATATATTGAGGTCAAGATTTGGGATAGAGGCCAATTACTGCTCCTGTGAGAGTAGCAATATTATTGCAGTCAAAGGAGTTCGTGAAGAATGCAAAAATGAATATGATCAAAATCAGGCTGATGGCTTATTATTCTAGTGAGAATAAAGGTGCTAATTAGAGCTGAGTGTTCAGTGGTTTTACATACCATTCCATGTAGGTCTGATATGAGGCTTTGTCGTTGCTGTTACATGTCATTTAACTGGAACTGGACATTGACATTGTATCATTAATTCGCTGGCCCAACTGTGGTCAATAGTTTGGATGGCTGAATTTGTGGTATTGTGTTGTTAATgctaaaacaattgattttatAAAAACCTTGTTATAAATGAAGATGATATAGTAGTTGGAAGTGTGTTTTAGGCTTTGGAAGCTTGTGTTTGAGTCCTGGGATCAATCTTTTAATTTTAGGAGCTTGAATCATTCTAGCATCAATCTTTTAGTTTCATAATCATCATTCATCCAATATGAATAGGTTGGAAATCACTATACTGGACCAACTAAAAACCCGCAGTTTGgttggttttaacttttaactgcTTCTATTGTTATTTTGGTCCACAGCATGACATGGTTTCACTTTTGAACCAGGCCACCAATTACCAATGCCTCCGGTCTAGCTGGTCCATAGATGATAGCTATGGCTTTTACTGCCTAAATTTATGAATACAGATAGTAGAGGGGCATGGAACCGCTTATTTACCAACATAAAATTAGCTGAACTTCTGCTTTTATAATtgcattttgcattttgagCTAGCTTTGGAAGAAGCAATATTTGGGTCTTTGAGTAGTTGATGAAATTCTACAGGAACAGTAGAAATGTATGCTAGGAATCTAGTTTATTATGGTTGGATCAAATTCTTGAAACCCACATTGTCCTTTTCATCAGGGAGAGGTTTTATGCAGCAAGTCAATTATTAAGGTCACCAGGAGGCTGGGCTTAATGTCCTCTTTCCCTTGGCAACTGCTAACATTTTTACCATTggcttcttcattttttctcaaGATATGTTTTTGTGTGAATTACTCACTAACAATGGAATTCATAAAACCATCAGAAATGTTGTCTACTTACTAGCCTGATAAGTATCATTACATTGCCAATAATTTTGAGAAGTGAACAAGTTATTAATATGATGTCTCCTTGATTTTCCTATGATATTGAAAGATTTGAGGCTAGTTCTAGCATGCTATACTGGATGTAGTTGCTATGTCTTGCTGAATCCTTTTGTCCAAATTGTTCAGGAAAAAGCACACTGGCGTGCTCTCTAAGTAGAGAACTCCACTCCAGGGGAAAGCTGTCCTACATCCTTGATGGAGATAACCTTCGGCATGGACTAAACAAGAACCTTGGTTTCAAACCAGAAGATCGGACTGAAAATATACGCAGAGTTGGTGAGTATTTTCTATATACAACAAACTTTTTCTGGGGTTTGGGTTGGGTGAGCTGTAAGCTtgaaagtcaaattttttattagcaGATTCTGTACTTTTTAAGGCATATAATGGACATGTGAACTAATGTTCAATATAGTCTTCACTGGTACATGCtcaatttcatttcattaatttttatatgtatattgtTGAAGGCTTGTATGACCAATAGAAACATAGAAACTGAAAGAAGTTGGATCTATATTTTCGTGGCTTTCACATTAAATGTTGCTTCAGAGTTTGGGTTTATATTCCTAGTGATTCAATAATTTATATCAACTATTGGATCGTTTGGAAGAGTTTCTTGATAGAACTAGATAAATTTGATTATCATTTGTTATAGAATAGGTTTTATTGTTTCTGAAATGATTTTGATCTTATCCGCCTGCTTCTATGGATCAATGATATGTACCAACATTAGTCACTACATGCTGTGTGTGTTGGAAAAACTGGGAAGAAAATTCTTGCCAGCTCTAATCTGATGAGGGCCCTAGCAGCTAGAATGTACACAGTAGACATATGTGAGTAAATATCAACCTTTATAGACTTGTAgctttaaatataataatttcagTAGATGAATGGAATAGCAAAACTTTTTGCTCCAATTCTGCAGTGTTAATGCAATagggattaaaaaataaataaattataactgTAATGTTATATCTTAATGATAGAAATGAGTGTGTACTAAAGGTTTATTACAATTGGTAGGCTAGCCTTTGCTCAACTATATTAGAGCATGAGGTATGGTTGataaactataattttattATCTAATACAGGGGAAGTTGCAAAACTCTTTGCGGATGCTGGTTTGATTTGTATTGCCAGTCTCATATCTCCATATAGAAAAGATCGAGATGCTTGCCGTGCGATGTTACCAGATGCGAATTTTATTGAGGCAAGGCTCCTTCtaatggttattattattattattattacttggTTTCTGTTcttttaatttggaattcaatttgaCTTGTATGTAAACAGGTTTTCATGAACATGCCTCTAGAATTATGTGAAGCAAGAGATACAAAAGGCCTTTACAAGCTTGCACGTTCTGGAAAGATCAAAGGTGTGCTTTGTGAAACATGCTTATCATGCTGCTTTAATACATTAACATGGTTGTCTGCTTTCAAAACTCAATCCCCCCcacccaaccccccccccccccaaaaaaaaaaaaaaaaaaacccaaaacaaaaaagaaagtgtaCACTATCTGTTATGTgattaaactaaaaattatgACATGGAAATTCATCCCAATACTTACAATGATAAACGGGAAGAAATTAAATTGCTATAGTGAATGTAGGTTCCAGATAGCCATTAGTAAAGTcttgtaattaaaaaagaaaaaaaagaaactcttGTCATCGAATAAGGGGCTTGACTTTGAATCCCGCCtgcaccaaaaatcaattggtgtcttgttctaataataaaaaaaatcatggtgTGGACgctataattttaaattctatcaTATCTTAAAGGAAAAACCTTGGAGTACCCTACTGCCTTGAAAGATTTATATCCAGCACTGTTTGCTATTGCGGTGAACAAGGAAGCTATGATTTCAGAAATGGTTGATTATGATTTGGATGGGGGTGGTAGAAGCTGGAACTTATGTTTCCGTCGTGCATTTCAAGACTGGGAGACAGGGATCTTTTATGATTTCTTTACGTATATCTCTTCTAAGTTACCTAGGGGGGGTGATGATACCATGATATGGCAATTGAATCGTAATGGTGTTTTTGATGTGCGCTCTTTCTATAATTCATTGCTAGCAGCTCCAGTGGTGTCTTTTCCTTGGAAGAGCATTTGGTGTGTTAAGGTACCTAAAAGGGTGGCTTTCTTCTTATGGACAGCTGCTAGGGGTGGCCTTCTTACTATAGACAACCTCGTTAAGAAGACATTACCTCTTGTGAATTGGTGCTGCCTTTGTCGATGTGAAGAGGAAACTGTGGATCATTTATTGATCCATTGTAAGTATGCTTATACTTTGTGGAGTGAAGTCCTTCGTTTGTTTGGGGTTCAGTGGGTGATACCAAAGAATGTTGTTTCTCTTCTTACTGcatggtggaattggttggggagtCACACTTCAAAAGTGTGGAATATGGTTCCAGCTTGTATTATGTGGTTAATTTGGAAGGAGCGCAATGCCCGTACTTTTGAGGAAACTGAGAGACTTGTAGACTGTGTGAAGTCTTTGCTACTCaggactttgtttgagtggtcccGGGTTTGGGGGTTTACGCATTGTCACTCTTTGTTTGATTTCCTTAATTCTGTTAGcctttttgtttgattggtttGTATTCTTTTCAGTGCAGTGAGTTTACTATCGTAAATTCATTGTgcttttttttcaataaaactgttattatctatcaaaaaaaaagaaaaattgaagatGTAAAGAgttttaagttatttttcaaAGGCAGCATTGTTTGACTTCTATTATAAGCTTTCTGTTCTATGCATTATGAGTTTGCAAGGAACTCAAGAATACATGAAGTGAAGCTTACAGTGTGAATACTGCTCCCATACCAGAGTGCCTTGCTATGATGTGGGTCCCAATCCATTAAAGTTGTCTTATCAATTTAAGCATGTGATATGATTTCTTTTCACTTGAAGTCTTATTTACATCTTATGTATCAGCATCTTCTATTTTCATCATCTCATGACCTTATATGAGCATCCTTATCAGCTGACTTGAATCTTTGTTTGGTAATTCTGTAACTTGGTGTAATTGGAACTGACCCTCATAGTTTTCTTAAGCCACAGCACGTGGTAAGGGTTTTTATCAAGTTATTCTGGTACCCTGGTTCATGAGTTATTTCATTTCTTATTGTGTCTTGCATTGAATCTGTTCTGCAGATCAATGTCATCTTTATTTAACTAGCCATGAATAATGAGGTTCTTCTAAATCACCAACCAGATGCTATTTCAATCCCcgatttttttgaaaattacatagtCATGGTTCTTTAGCATGAGGAGGGTACTGCAGGAGCACCTAAAACCTTTCTCATTAAAACTTATATCTTGTCTGGTGGGTCTTATGACCATACCATAGGTTATCTTGTTGgttatatgattatgaaatCACAGTAGGTTCATTGTTTTTCCTTACTCTACATACCTTTCAAAGAAGTGATCCTAAATCATTGAAAGTAGTAAAATAAGATTActtaattttataaatctttcatttcaaattttattggtAGGGATGATGATGAATGTTGAATCTTCTTGTCCATTACCAATTGGTCCTTTTCATATGACCATATTATTTTGCAGGTTTTACTGGGATAGATGATCCTTATGAACCACCATTGAGCTGTGAGGTATGTCTTTATTTAGGGATGGAAACTAATTGTGGCCGTGTCCTTATGAATGTTGAGCTTTATCAAATGTGAAACATCATTAAATCACAGGCATGTTTCTTATTATGCTGTGCCTTTGTCTTATGTGTATCAAACTGAATAATTTTACTTGCTTTCCAGATTGAAATACAACAGAAAGATGGGGTTTGCACTGCGCCAGGTGCCATGGCTGGGCGAGTAGTGTCTTACCTGGAGGAGAAAGGGTATCTTCAATGTCAGTGATTGACGACACTACAACTAATGTATGTGTGATCTCTTGTAATTGATTACTCAAAGTATATAGGATGTCATTTCAAACACATGGTAGGCTGCTTCAACACACCTTCAGGCTATGAATAGAGAATAGTGGGCTCAAAGTACTTATCTGAacattttgaaatgaagaatATGTCTAGATTGGTAGGGTATGGGAAATTTGGGATCCATCCTGTTAACTTAGTGACATCTAGTCATAGCTCATTACCAACCATCATTTTTTGTGGAACCCATGGGAATCTTAGTTTCAGGTTATCCAAAAATGTGTCAACTGTATGTTGGAGATGGTTCTACAAAGTACACATAATTATGTATATCATATTTACCTCAATTTAAAGTTCACAAGTTTCTTTTAGTTTTCTGATATGGTTAGTGTAGTGTTCCTTGGTTGGcttgcaatgaaaaaaaataaaaacgtcaAAGCATAATGCAAGACAAAGCTTGTCCATCAGTTTTGCAATATTATCTGCACTTGATTCTTTTGTTCTACTCTAATTGGAAAAGTAAAGAGAACGAAATTGCTGTGTTGTTTTTTGAATCTAGTGCAtcacaaaacctttttttttttttttccactagcTTCAATGTTCCCAAGATTTTGGGGGCCTTGAGGAACTAAGAAGGATATTTAAAACACAGGGGTAATGCTAATCCACTATATGAAAGATGAagacaattttataatttttaatagaaaatgaaaagtttccAGAAATCAAAATGATTAAGCACTTGaaattatttagttaatagtgAACATATCCCTGAGAAATGCTTCTTTAGTTCATAACAATACTGCAGCCTTAGGACatctcaaatttgaaaattcttcTGTGCTCCACTTCCATGTGTCTTTCCTCTATATTTCTCAGTCGTGGTAGATTTTGAAGTCTCAAATCTGTTAAGTTCGGTAAGAATCCTTTTATAGTTCTTCCCCACTCTTAAGAATCTCATTGGCATCACATTGGGTCACTCATGTATTTAGCCCTTGATATTCCCCATGCCAAATTCTGATGGTCTTTTGATTGCATTATGATCCTTCAATTCTTAACTCAACCAAATACATCAAGACTCATGGtagaaatctatatatatatatatatatatatatatattaataggcaaagttgagagaaaatccaattagatttcaaattggaattcaattagagtctaattttatgCTATGTATCTCATCTAATCtaagcttttaaatttttgtatcaagtgagttaattcagcGTAGAAAACAAGGAGTccaatgtaaataaataaataaataaatatatatatatatatgtttgattgtttaaagtcaaaattagattttgtcTTTGTTAGcttttcatacaaattaaattgtttagattttttaatttttgtatcaagtgagttaattcagcGTAGAAAACAAGGAGTccaatgtaaataaataaatatatatatatatatatatatatatgttagattgtttaaaatcaaaattagattttgtcTTTGTTAGcttttcatacaaattaaattgtttagatttttttttcttgaaacaatgagtgtattttttatattgtttctatttagatattttgtatgttaaGATCTTAAGCGTAACAAACTGTAATTGAGCTAAATGATTCCATGCACCTATCCCCATTCAATTTAGGAAATACTATTgaaccaatttattttttttattttgtgttgtatttagtagaatttcataAATAGTGATTGTGAATTGATCTTGTATATACTGTAGTAGTGtccaatagtgattttcaaaattatatacataacagtagtgtaatgagaaacttggcataacaaatatcattaaaattgcAAGGA
The DNA window shown above is from Quercus lobata isolate SW786 chromosome 7, ValleyOak3.0 Primary Assembly, whole genome shotgun sequence and carries:
- the LOC115954100 gene encoding adenylyl-sulfate kinase 3, whose product is MSTLSNSTNIFWQESPVGKLDRQKLLNQKGCVVWITGLSGSGKSTLACSLSRELHSRGKLSYILDGDNLRHGLNKNLGFKPEDRTENIRRVGEVAKLFADAGLICIASLISPYRKDRDACRAMLPDANFIEVFMNMPLELCEARDTKGLYKLARSGKIKGFTGIDDPYEPPLSCEIEIQQKDGVCTAPGAMAGRVVSYLEEKGYLQCQ